Proteins encoded in a region of the Haloglomus salinum genome:
- a CDS encoding glycosyltransferase family 39 protein, which yields MIGADRFIPVEMGRSELRRALQRRLEQRWRRTAAVVRAHPGHALAVTLVTVVGVALRLYGLGTESLWVDEAITVTVLQRWGPLELLTAVPREQPHLPTYYVLLELWAGAVGRGDAALRALSAVFGVAALPFVYGLGRRLFDRRVGLLALAVTALSRFQLYYAQEVRMYAMLTALTVASYYCLLRREEPWWAAGYVVTAVGAAYVHPFGGLGVLGGLAYLGLAARLDTRGLDVSDWPGLAGDRRAPAVVALALVPLVVASAREFARGISLTYLSRPGPDEVARSLLAFFGAWPTPGVGVAVGGLLAFLGVVSLAPLALAAAGRTPPTRWTSATLLLACWAVVPVAVLVAVSHLVTPVFWYRYALPAAPACYLLVASGGVALADRAAAWLADRGATESGAPTAADGGSRRRLALVLRTALAVLLVLSLVPSVTAYHTADQKDQWEEAVSTVESRADPGDLVLVDGCLTMVGYDRYWTRDDLAVRGVIDVESAMGVSPTPPDVVRRAVHNRSTVWTVLAHISAREERRLRGIVRETHRPARNRSYVSIEVTRYERRAGIEEGSVNGSIPSRSAFDCRNHLL from the coding sequence TTGATAGGGGCCGACCGTTTCATCCCCGTCGAGATGGGCCGCTCCGAACTCCGTCGTGCCCTCCAGCGGCGACTCGAGCAGCGGTGGCGCCGAACCGCTGCCGTCGTCCGTGCCCATCCGGGCCATGCCCTCGCGGTGACGCTGGTCACGGTCGTCGGCGTGGCCCTGCGGCTGTACGGACTCGGTACCGAGAGCCTCTGGGTCGACGAGGCCATCACCGTCACCGTGCTCCAGCGGTGGGGTCCGCTGGAACTCCTCACGGCGGTCCCCCGTGAGCAGCCCCACCTCCCCACGTACTACGTCCTGCTGGAGCTCTGGGCCGGCGCCGTCGGCCGCGGTGACGCCGCACTCCGGGCGCTCTCGGCCGTTTTCGGCGTCGCCGCGCTCCCGTTCGTCTACGGCCTCGGCCGCCGGTTGTTCGACCGCCGCGTCGGGCTGCTGGCGCTGGCCGTGACCGCGCTCTCGCGCTTCCAGCTCTACTACGCACAGGAGGTCCGGATGTACGCGATGCTGACCGCGCTGACGGTGGCCTCGTACTACTGCCTGCTCAGGCGCGAGGAGCCGTGGTGGGCAGCCGGCTACGTGGTCACGGCGGTCGGCGCGGCCTACGTCCACCCGTTCGGTGGGCTCGGGGTTCTGGGCGGGCTCGCGTACCTCGGGCTCGCCGCCCGCCTCGACACCCGCGGCCTCGACGTGAGCGACTGGCCGGGCCTGGCCGGCGACCGGCGAGCACCCGCCGTCGTCGCCCTGGCGCTCGTTCCGCTCGTCGTTGCGTCGGCCCGCGAGTTCGCCAGGGGTATCTCGTTGACCTACCTCTCGCGGCCGGGCCCCGACGAGGTCGCGCGCTCGCTGCTCGCCTTCTTCGGCGCGTGGCCCACACCGGGCGTCGGGGTCGCGGTCGGTGGCCTGCTCGCGTTCCTCGGTGTCGTCTCCCTCGCGCCGCTCGCGCTCGCCGCGGCCGGGCGGACGCCGCCGACACGCTGGACCAGCGCGACGCTCCTGCTGGCGTGCTGGGCGGTCGTCCCCGTCGCCGTCCTCGTAGCCGTCTCCCATCTCGTCACCCCGGTGTTCTGGTACCGGTACGCGCTCCCGGCCGCGCCGGCCTGCTATCTGCTCGTCGCCAGTGGCGGCGTCGCCCTGGCCGACCGTGCGGCGGCGTGGCTGGCGGACCGGGGGGCGACCGAGTCGGGGGCCCCGACGGCCGCCGACGGCGGGAGTCGCCGCCGCCTCGCGCTGGTGCTCCGGACCGCGCTCGCGGTCCTGCTCGTCCTGTCGCTGGTCCCGTCGGTCACCGCCTACCATACGGCTGACCAGAAGGACCAGTGGGAGGAGGCCGTCTCGACCGTCGAGTCGCGCGCCGACCCGGGCGACCTCGTGCTGGTCGACGGCTGTCTCACGATGGTTGGCTACGACCGCTACTGGACCCGGGATGACCTCGCGGTCAGGGGCGTCATCGACGTCGAGTCGGCGATGGGGGTGTCCCCGACCCCGCCCGATGTCGTCCGGCGGGCGGTCCACAACCGCTCGACGGTCTGGACGGTTCTGGCACACATCTCCGCTCGCGAGGAGCGCCGGCTCCGCGGCATCGTCCGGGAGACCCACCGGCCGGCGCGGAACCGGTCGTACGTCTCCATCGAGGTGACGCGCTACGAGCGACGGGCGGGCATCGAGGAGGGGTCGGTGAACGGCTCGATTCCGTCGCGGTCGGCGTTCGACTGCCGGAATCACCTCCTCTGA
- a CDS encoding DUF255 domain-containing protein, with amino-acid sequence MDEAAAETLVEWREWGTDAFDAADARTWPVLLSVTAPWCTHCRAMDEETYAEPRVAAHLKDGFVTVRVDADRQPRVRERYNVGGFPATAFLTPDGEVLTAAGYLGLEGFRDILDSVRRTWDAKGTGAGSVPRALDDEPPAGEVTSQVEAHMVDRVTAGFDEEFGGWGEGAKFPLPRAVEFAAKRERTRDHATRTLEAIHAHLLDTYDGGFYRYADSRDWSGLHREKLTDENAALVRAFAAGYLYTGSETYREAAEATVDYLTTDLWVGDAGERGAFAGSQAGGDYFTLSASAREDAEPPHVDETVFADRNGLAADALLRYHAVTDHSPAARYAERALETVLDELVDDGEVTHFPPAMAAEDEVVESGLLVDQARLLTGLTTAAQVLGGDRWLDAARAVADAMLDLQDDTGAFRDGPADGPGLLDRPLRPLDTNVEAADGLLDLAALTGDGSYREAAAAALEAFAGAAGRMGVEVAGYATACARHVNDPLVVETPPAGSDLHRAALRVADHEKVVVPGDREDAVAHRGESTSEAASDPAELATVVAEFD; translated from the coding sequence ATGGACGAGGCCGCCGCAGAGACGCTGGTTGAGTGGCGCGAGTGGGGTACCGACGCCTTCGACGCCGCCGACGCACGGACCTGGCCCGTGCTGCTGTCGGTGACGGCACCGTGGTGCACCCACTGCCGGGCGATGGACGAGGAGACGTACGCCGAGCCACGGGTCGCCGCCCACCTGAAGGACGGGTTCGTCACCGTCCGCGTGGACGCCGACCGCCAGCCCCGCGTGCGCGAACGCTACAACGTCGGGGGCTTCCCCGCGACCGCCTTCCTCACGCCCGACGGCGAGGTGCTCACCGCGGCGGGCTATCTGGGGCTCGAGGGGTTCCGCGACATCCTCGATTCGGTGCGCCGGACCTGGGACGCGAAGGGGACAGGTGCGGGCTCTGTCCCCCGCGCACTGGACGACGAGCCACCCGCCGGCGAGGTCACCTCGCAGGTCGAGGCACACATGGTCGACCGCGTCACCGCCGGCTTCGACGAGGAGTTCGGCGGCTGGGGTGAGGGGGCGAAGTTCCCGCTCCCTCGCGCGGTCGAGTTCGCGGCCAAGCGCGAGCGCACCCGCGACCACGCCACACGCACGCTGGAGGCCATCCACGCCCACCTGCTCGACACCTACGACGGCGGCTTCTACCGCTACGCCGACAGCCGGGACTGGTCCGGCCTCCACCGCGAGAAGCTCACCGACGAGAACGCCGCCCTGGTCCGTGCGTTCGCGGCAGGGTACCTCTACACCGGGTCGGAGACGTACCGCGAGGCCGCCGAAGCCACCGTCGACTACCTCACGACGGACCTCTGGGTCGGCGACGCGGGCGAGCGCGGTGCGTTCGCCGGGAGTCAGGCCGGCGGCGACTACTTCACCCTCTCGGCGAGCGCCCGCGAGGACGCCGAGCCGCCCCACGTCGACGAGACCGTCTTCGCCGACCGGAACGGCCTCGCGGCCGACGCGCTCCTCCGATACCACGCCGTCACGGACCACTCTCCCGCCGCACGCTATGCCGAGCGCGCGCTCGAGACGGTGCTCGACGAACTCGTCGACGACGGCGAGGTGACGCACTTCCCGCCCGCGATGGCCGCCGAGGATGAGGTCGTCGAGTCCGGCCTGCTCGTCGACCAGGCGCGCCTCCTGACGGGCCTCACCACGGCGGCGCAGGTCCTCGGCGGGGACCGCTGGCTCGACGCTGCCCGTGCGGTCGCCGACGCGATGCTCGACCTGCAGGACGACACCGGCGCGTTCCGGGACGGGCCCGCCGACGGGCCGGGGCTGCTGGACCGTCCGCTCCGCCCGCTGGACACGAACGTCGAGGCCGCCGATGGCCTGCTCGACCTCGCGGCGCTCACCGGCGACGGGTCGTACCGCGAGGCGGCGGCCGCCGCGCTCGAAGCGTTCGCGGGCGCCGCCGGACGCATGGGTGTCGAGGTGGCGGGCTACGCGACCGCCTGCGCCCGGCACGTCAACGACCCGCTCGTGGTCGAGACGCCGCCCGCCGGGAGCGACCTCCACCGCGCCGCGCTCCGCGTGGCCGACCACGAGAAGGTCGTGGTTCCGGGTGACCGCGAGGACGCGGTCGCACACCGCGGCGAGTCGACCTCCGAGGCCGCGAGCGACCCGGCCGAGCTGGCGACCGTCGTCGCAGAGTTCGACTGA
- a CDS encoding glycosyltransferase, whose translation MKVKTADAAGVSLRKALIYGTTTALLVGALTLPALVSVAYERTLRTVLLVLLLGLVGRTYLSSLLAFARTEPPGGMPDDLPLVSVVIPAYNEEPVLADTIEAALALDYPHECLEIVVCYEADSTDRTGEIAERYGAEYDAVKAVERDEPGGGKAKATNYALQYATGDLIASIDADHEFAPDAVSRAVRWFESDDDIWCVKGRCYGRNPTDSLLALHATVERHIAELADLFGRQVFGGFTIFGGGQAFFRAEMFDELGMFDEDVLVEDIDMSARIHAHGKRLQVDPYILTFEENPATLSGWWSQRSRWARGWMQVAVRHLLPLSRNGTLNLRQRADAAYTFGYALLPVLLVLVAPLFVLDRFVLDSSTWLPYDDYLWTAIGLGPVVCSYLIFARDWREGYSHHPAEYLAAFTLWFYFFFQSIVYVVAFLDEFVFDTESVYVTTSRSGAPDEPEPEHSPTTDD comes from the coding sequence ATGAAAGTCAAGACGGCGGATGCGGCCGGCGTCTCCCTCCGCAAGGCCCTCATCTACGGGACGACGACGGCCCTGCTGGTCGGCGCCCTCACCCTCCCGGCGCTGGTCTCCGTCGCCTACGAGCGGACCCTCCGGACGGTCCTGCTGGTGTTGCTGCTGGGACTAGTGGGACGAACCTACCTGAGTTCGCTGCTCGCGTTCGCACGGACCGAGCCGCCGGGCGGGATGCCCGACGACCTGCCGCTCGTGAGCGTCGTCATCCCGGCGTACAACGAGGAACCGGTCCTCGCGGACACCATCGAGGCCGCGCTGGCGCTCGACTACCCGCACGAGTGTCTCGAGATCGTCGTCTGCTACGAGGCCGACTCGACCGACCGCACCGGCGAGATCGCCGAGCGCTACGGCGCCGAGTACGACGCCGTCAAGGCCGTCGAACGGGACGAGCCGGGCGGTGGCAAGGCCAAGGCGACCAACTACGCGCTCCAGTACGCCACGGGCGACCTCATCGCCTCCATCGACGCCGACCACGAGTTCGCCCCCGACGCGGTCTCGCGAGCGGTGCGCTGGTTCGAGAGCGACGACGACATCTGGTGCGTGAAGGGTCGGTGCTACGGCCGGAACCCGACCGACTCGCTGCTCGCGCTCCACGCGACCGTCGAGCGCCACATCGCCGAGCTCGCGGACCTGTTCGGCCGGCAGGTGTTCGGCGGCTTCACCATCTTCGGCGGCGGCCAGGCGTTCTTCCGCGCCGAGATGTTCGACGAACTCGGGATGTTCGACGAGGACGTCCTCGTCGAGGACATCGACATGTCCGCGCGCATCCACGCCCACGGCAAGCGCCTGCAGGTCGACCCCTACATCCTCACGTTCGAGGAGAACCCCGCCACCCTATCGGGCTGGTGGAGCCAGCGCTCGCGCTGGGCCCGTGGCTGGATGCAGGTCGCGGTGCGACACCTCCTGCCGCTCTCGCGTAACGGGACGCTGAACCTCCGCCAGCGCGCCGACGCCGCCTACACCTTCGGCTACGCGCTGCTACCGGTCCTCCTCGTCCTCGTCGCGCCCCTGTTCGTCCTCGACCGGTTCGTCCTCGACAGTTCGACGTGGCTCCCGTACGACGACTACCTCTGGACCGCCATCGGGCTGGGGCCGGTCGTCTGCTCGTATCTCATCTTCGCACGGGACTGGCGCGAGGGCTACTCCCATCACCCCGCGGAGTACCTGGCCGCGTTCACGCTCTGGTTCTACTTCTTCTTCCAGAGCATCGTCTACGTCGTCGCCTTCCTCGACGAGTTCGTCTTCGACACCGAGTCGGTGTACGTGACGACCTCGCGGTCGGGCGCGCCGGACGAACCCGAACCGGAGCACTCGCCGACGACGGACGACTAA
- a CDS encoding inorganic phosphate transporter, giving the protein MVALTVLTVAGIVVAVFVGFNIGGSSTGVAFGPAVGSRLVRKGTAAALFLVFAFLGAWTVGRNVIATMSSSIVPAMQFTPLTSVVVLFFTGLSLFISNLYGVPASTSMTAVGAIVGLGLASDSLNQALMFVIVSAWIVAPLLSFTVGVVVGRYVYPYLDRYVAFTTFDLHLVQFDRSGRVPRPQFNENASARDVVGSLSVVVIGCYMAFSAGASNAANAVAPLVGAQGPLTVDQGVLLAVVAFGLGGFTIARRTLETIGDDITELPILASLIVSVVGGTVITVLSQFGIPASLAVSTTSTIIGLGWGRASRAATLAELATPTPERPDMEVSTGALVTSRVEEAPTGPTIGDIARHEEPAEPPEEVPDVPEVGAEGPADLDERSLFDAAAAKRIASMWVLTPALAVTASYPVFLLVL; this is encoded by the coding sequence ATGGTAGCGCTGACCGTGCTGACCGTGGCCGGAATCGTCGTGGCCGTGTTCGTGGGATTCAACATCGGCGGGTCCTCGACGGGGGTGGCGTTCGGCCCGGCCGTCGGCTCCCGGCTGGTCCGGAAGGGGACCGCGGCGGCGCTGTTCCTCGTGTTCGCCTTCCTGGGCGCCTGGACGGTCGGCCGGAACGTCATCGCGACGATGAGCAGCAGCATCGTCCCGGCGATGCAGTTCACGCCCCTCACGAGCGTCGTCGTCCTCTTCTTCACGGGCCTGTCGCTGTTCATCTCGAACCTCTACGGCGTCCCGGCGTCGACCTCGATGACCGCGGTCGGCGCCATCGTCGGGCTGGGGCTGGCCTCGGACTCGCTCAACCAGGCGCTCATGTTCGTCATCGTCTCGGCGTGGATCGTCGCACCGCTGCTGAGCTTCACCGTCGGCGTCGTCGTCGGCCGCTACGTCTACCCGTATCTCGACCGCTACGTCGCGTTCACGACGTTCGACCTCCACCTCGTGCAGTTCGACCGCTCCGGGCGGGTGCCACGTCCCCAGTTCAACGAGAACGCCTCCGCCAGGGACGTCGTCGGCTCCCTGTCGGTGGTCGTCATCGGCTGTTACATGGCGTTCTCCGCGGGCGCGTCGAACGCGGCCAACGCCGTCGCGCCCCTCGTCGGCGCGCAGGGGCCACTCACCGTCGACCAGGGCGTCCTGCTCGCGGTGGTCGCCTTCGGGCTGGGCGGGTTCACCATCGCCCGGCGCACGCTGGAGACGATCGGCGACGACATCACGGAACTGCCCATCCTGGCGTCGCTCATCGTCTCCGTGGTCGGGGGCACGGTCATCACGGTGCTCTCCCAGTTCGGCATCCCGGCGAGCCTGGCGGTGAGCACCACCTCGACCATCATCGGGCTGGGTTGGGGCCGGGCGAGCCGGGCGGCGACCCTGGCCGAGCTGGCGACGCCGACACCCGAGCGTCCGGATATGGAGGTCTCGACGGGTGCGCTGGTCACCTCGCGCGTCGAGGAGGCGCCCACCGGCCCGACCATCGGCGACATCGCACGACACGAGGAGCCGGCAGAGCCGCCCGAGGAGGTGCCGGACGTGCCGGAGGTCGGTGCGGAGGGGCCCGCGGACCTCGACGAGCGGAGCCTGTTCGACGCCGCGGCGGCCAAACGCATCGCCTCGATGTGGGTGCTGACACCCGCGCTCGCGGTCACGGCCTCGTATCCCGTGTTCCTGCTGGTCCTGTGA
- a CDS encoding DUF7139 domain-containing protein, translating to MASLTDVYEGGAGGPDLRRLYLGVGLFLVGAALTVGGIVVGTSTGVAELLGLDTFGAREIAGIAAGVGLPVTFLGVVVVLPQTTRRVNAAAVLGSAVALFGVVLFTRVYPQAWFDNAFPVVAVYFVGMMTTLWALFSAVASFKTRNDPGGTVELRVTEGGETRVVEVSNQSLAQKLGGIGLMGGTPDGNVETQTAGSAATSTASTNTTSEGAEVMSSSNDESESLTERVRSNTGRNQRHAGRGDATGAGSHGGERRARASSGVSDGGTTTEDAEVFSGGVDADPHPNQDLYCGNCSHFRYVRTDQGMQPYCGLHSEVMDDMDACEEWNPNNQ from the coding sequence ATGGCTAGCCTCACGGACGTGTACGAGGGCGGGGCCGGGGGGCCCGACCTGCGGCGGCTCTACCTCGGCGTGGGTCTGTTCCTCGTCGGGGCGGCCCTGACCGTCGGCGGCATCGTCGTCGGCACCTCGACGGGTGTCGCCGAGCTGCTCGGCCTGGATACGTTCGGCGCCCGCGAGATCGCGGGCATCGCGGCCGGCGTCGGCCTCCCAGTCACGTTCCTCGGCGTCGTGGTCGTCCTCCCCCAGACGACCCGGCGCGTCAACGCGGCCGCCGTCCTCGGTAGCGCGGTGGCCCTGTTCGGTGTCGTCCTGTTCACCCGGGTCTACCCCCAGGCCTGGTTCGACAACGCGTTCCCGGTCGTCGCGGTCTACTTCGTCGGCATGATGACGACGCTGTGGGCGCTGTTCAGCGCCGTCGCGAGCTTCAAGACACGCAACGACCCCGGCGGCACGGTCGAGTTGCGGGTCACGGAGGGCGGCGAGACCCGCGTCGTCGAGGTATCGAACCAGAGCCTCGCGCAGAAGCTCGGCGGCATCGGGCTGATGGGCGGGACGCCCGACGGGAACGTCGAGACCCAGACCGCCGGCTCCGCGGCTACCTCGACCGCGAGTACGAACACCACCAGTGAGGGGGCCGAGGTCATGTCCTCCTCGAACGACGAGTCGGAGTCGCTGACCGAGCGCGTCCGGTCGAACACCGGCCGCAACCAGCGCCACGCCGGACGCGGGGACGCCACGGGCGCGGGCAGCCACGGCGGTGAGCGCCGAGCACGAGCCTCGTCGGGCGTGTCCGACGGCGGCACCACCACCGAGGACGCCGAGGTGTTCTCCGGCGGCGTCGACGCCGACCCCCACCCCAACCAGGACCTCTACTGCGGCAACTGCTCGCACTTCCGGTACGTCCGCACCGACCAGGGCATGCAGCCCTACTGTGGCCTCCACAGCGAGGTCATGGACGACATGGACGCCTGCGAGGAGTGGAACCCGAACAACCAGTAA
- a CDS encoding hemolysin family protein: MVNVALSLAQVAVALVLVVLNGFFVAAEFAFVRIRGTSVEQLAAEGRPGSGTLQEVMVDLDDYLATTQLGITIASLGLGWVGEPAVASLIEPVLAPVLPTNLIHLVAFAVGFSLITFLHVVFGELAPKTLAIAQTERLSLFLAPPMKLFYYILYPGIVVFNGAANAFTRALGVPPASETDETLGERELLRVLTRSGEEGDIDVAEVTMIERVFDLDDTVVREVMVPRPDVVSVPADASLSELQSVILETGHTRYPVLDADDADQVVGFVDVKDVLRAEVEDGETESVGDIAREIIIAPETMALSDLLRQFREDHQQMAAVIDEWGAFEGIATVEDVVEALVGDLRDEFDLDEHEPSVRERDAEGYDIDGGVPLSKVNETLEGDFTSEEVETIGGLVLERLNRAPERGDRVEVAGYVVEVTSVEGTRISTVRVHRKPDEPVTD, from the coding sequence ATGGTGAACGTCGCGCTCTCGCTGGCGCAGGTCGCCGTCGCGCTGGTGCTGGTGGTACTCAACGGCTTCTTCGTCGCTGCGGAGTTCGCCTTCGTGCGGATACGGGGGACGTCAGTGGAACAACTCGCCGCGGAGGGCCGCCCCGGTTCGGGGACGCTCCAGGAGGTGATGGTAGACCTCGACGACTATCTCGCGACGACGCAACTCGGCATCACCATCGCCTCGCTGGGACTGGGGTGGGTCGGCGAACCCGCCGTCGCATCGCTCATCGAGCCCGTGCTGGCGCCGGTTCTCCCCACGAACCTCATCCATCTGGTCGCCTTCGCGGTCGGCTTCAGTCTCATCACGTTCCTCCACGTCGTCTTCGGTGAGCTCGCACCCAAGACGCTCGCCATCGCCCAGACCGAGCGACTCTCGCTGTTCCTCGCCCCGCCGATGAAGCTCTTCTACTACATCCTCTATCCGGGCATCGTCGTCTTCAACGGGGCTGCCAACGCGTTCACGCGAGCGCTCGGCGTGCCCCCCGCCTCCGAGACGGACGAGACGCTCGGCGAGCGGGAGCTCCTCCGGGTACTGACGCGGTCCGGCGAGGAAGGGGATATCGATGTCGCGGAAGTGACGATGATAGAGCGGGTCTTCGACCTCGACGACACCGTGGTGCGGGAGGTCATGGTCCCACGACCGGACGTGGTGAGCGTTCCGGCGGACGCCTCGCTCTCCGAACTCCAGTCGGTCATCCTCGAGACCGGACATACGCGCTATCCGGTTCTCGATGCCGACGATGCCGACCAGGTGGTCGGGTTCGTCGACGTCAAGGACGTGCTCCGAGCCGAGGTGGAGGACGGGGAGACCGAGTCGGTCGGCGACATCGCCCGCGAGATCATCATCGCCCCCGAGACGATGGCACTGAGCGATCTCCTGCGGCAGTTCAGGGAGGACCACCAGCAGATGGCCGCGGTCATCGACGAGTGGGGGGCGTTCGAGGGGATCGCGACCGTCGAAGACGTCGTCGAGGCGCTCGTCGGGGACCTCCGAGACGAGTTCGATCTGGACGAACACGAACCCTCGGTCCGAGAGCGTGACGCCGAGGGATACGACATCGACGGCGGCGTCCCGTTGTCGAAGGTCAACGAGACGCTCGAGGGAGACTTCACGAGCGAGGAGGTCGAGACGATCGGCGGACTGGTGCTCGAACGGCTCAACCGCGCACCGGAACGTGGCGACCGCGTCGAGGTCGCCGGGTACGTCGTCGAGGTGACGAGCGTGGAGGGGACCCGCATCTCGACGGTCCGGGTCCACCGAAAGCCGGACGAGCCAGTGACGGACTGA
- a CDS encoding TrmB family transcriptional regulator — protein sequence MASLRDLGLSEYEARAYRSLLKTGPTTAKELSRVSDVPMGRIYDVLNSIEQYNLVRSQSASRPKKYVAVEPETALDRLLEDKKRELEEKASQYESIVDELEGELETAEPVEERFWTAAVGADEAAGLLLERIAAADSRIVIVLSTYTERYFDIREVGNALLDGLQEALERDVEVDFLMKPALVPTLPPEFGDRYRETLSEYDGFEVRTVEDVSGTFTLVDQNEVVIEVPHPLQSEEVFAMLNLKDREFAGSVREEFRPRWEAAEELVL from the coding sequence ATGGCGAGTCTCAGGGACCTCGGACTGTCGGAGTACGAGGCACGGGCCTATCGGTCACTACTGAAGACGGGCCCCACGACGGCGAAGGAGCTGTCACGGGTCAGTGACGTGCCGATGGGCCGCATCTACGACGTGCTCAACAGCATCGAGCAGTACAACCTCGTCCGGTCCCAGTCCGCGAGCCGGCCGAAGAAGTACGTCGCCGTCGAGCCCGAGACGGCGCTGGACCGGCTCCTGGAGGACAAGAAGCGCGAACTCGAGGAGAAGGCAAGCCAGTACGAGTCAATCGTCGACGAGCTGGAGGGGGAACTGGAGACCGCGGAGCCGGTCGAGGAGCGGTTCTGGACGGCCGCGGTCGGTGCCGACGAGGCCGCCGGCCTCCTGCTCGAACGCATCGCGGCCGCCGACTCGCGCATCGTCATCGTCCTCTCGACGTACACGGAGCGCTACTTCGACATCCGCGAGGTCGGCAACGCGCTGCTCGACGGGCTGCAGGAGGCGCTCGAACGTGATGTCGAGGTGGACTTCCTGATGAAGCCTGCACTGGTGCCGACGCTCCCGCCGGAGTTCGGCGACCGCTACCGCGAGACGCTCTCCGAGTACGACGGCTTCGAGGTCCGCACCGTCGAGGACGTCTCCGGCACGTTCACGCTGGTCGACCAGAACGAGGTCGTCATCGAGGTGCCCCACCCGCTCCAGAGCGAGGAGGTGTTCGCGATGCTCAACCTCAAGGACCGTGAGTTCGCCGGCAGCGTCCGCGAGGAGTTCAGACCGCGGTGGGAGGCCGCCGAGGAACTGGTGCTGTAG
- a CDS encoding DedA family protein, with product MATDEAGRSVAARRWVLDYGVFVLFGTIALAGIYLFLSRDAEFARQLLANERYWMPAMFALFVLEGAMLLYFAPSESLVPVALLVIGQSTRDIAVIVGIAVVGATVGQYLLFLLAKRGGRERLLDRPWFRVSEERLERFDGWFDRWGPYVVPVSNSLLFTRGMLTVPAGFAEMEDHHFVALSALGTLAFELALAGLALGVFSFLGI from the coding sequence ATGGCAACGGACGAGGCCGGCCGGTCGGTCGCCGCCCGTCGGTGGGTGCTCGATTACGGCGTGTTCGTCCTGTTCGGGACCATCGCGCTGGCCGGTATCTACCTGTTCCTCTCGCGGGACGCCGAGTTCGCCCGGCAGCTGCTCGCGAACGAGCGCTACTGGATGCCCGCGATGTTCGCGCTGTTCGTGCTGGAGGGTGCCATGTTGCTCTACTTCGCCCCCAGCGAGAGCCTCGTCCCGGTCGCGCTGCTCGTCATCGGGCAGTCGACGCGGGACATCGCCGTCATCGTCGGCATCGCGGTGGTCGGCGCGACCGTCGGCCAGTACCTCCTGTTCCTGCTGGCGAAGCGTGGCGGCCGCGAGCGCCTGCTCGACCGGCCGTGGTTCCGGGTGAGCGAGGAGCGGCTGGAGCGGTTCGACGGCTGGTTCGACCGCTGGGGCCCGTACGTCGTCCCCGTCTCGAACTCGCTGCTGTTCACGCGGGGGATGCTCACCGTCCCGGCCGGCTTCGCGGAGATGGAGGACCACCACTTCGTGGCGCTGTCGGCGCTCGGGACGCTCGCGTTCGAACTCGCCCTCGCGGGGCTGGCGCTGGGCGTGTTCAGCTTCCTCGGCATCTGA
- a CDS encoding Mut7-C RNAse domain-containing protein, whose translation MPEVPTGPFLLDAMLGKLATYLRMCGYDAAYALDDHRDTEADDELLAAARAEDRTLLTRDAQLAVRAGDRGFLLESRDVADQLRELHDAGLALSLADQPARCGACNGPVERLTADADRDPHAPDDRPVWRCERCGQQFWQGSHWDRVAETLAEIRTENAS comes from the coding sequence ATGCCCGAGGTCCCCACCGGCCCGTTCCTGCTCGACGCCATGCTGGGCAAGCTCGCCACCTACCTCCGGATGTGTGGCTACGACGCGGCGTACGCGCTCGACGACCACCGGGACACCGAGGCCGACGACGAACTGCTCGCGGCGGCCCGCGCCGAGGACCGGACGCTCCTCACGCGCGATGCCCAGCTAGCTGTGCGGGCCGGCGACCGTGGCTTCCTGCTCGAATCACGCGACGTGGCCGACCAGCTCCGGGAACTGCACGACGCGGGTCTCGCGCTCTCGCTGGCCGACCAGCCCGCGCGCTGTGGGGCCTGCAACGGCCCCGTCGAACGCCTCACGGCCGACGCCGACCGCGACCCCCACGCCCCCGATGACCGCCCGGTCTGGCGGTGCGAGCGGTGCGGCCAGCAGTTCTGGCAGGGGAGCCACTGGGACCGGGTGGCCGAGACGCTCGCCGAGATACGCACGGAGAACGCGTCGTAG